The Melanotaenia boesemani isolate fMelBoe1 chromosome 17, fMelBoe1.pri, whole genome shotgun sequence genome segment TAACGGGgtgcattttttcttcttctgtgttttacAGGGAGTCCAGAGACTTAAAATCAAGCCGCCCTCATCCTCGATTCTCGAGACTAAGCTATTAATATGTTTTCTATGTAGAGCGCAGCCAGGCTCCCTCCTTCCTGCCACCCAGTCACATGACAGCCTCAGAGGCCATCATGAGGTGGGATCGATGGAAACATTTTACAGAATTCACTCAGAGGTGAACTTGACCTTGTGTTGGTGTCACACCAGCGTACGAACTGGTGAGGAGTCAGGATGGCGTTACCCAGCAGGCATAGGGTCTCACCTCCACCTGCAGGGGCATTTAATGTTTACCAGGGTTTCCTGGAGAGATGGAGCTTCCAAAACGTACACATTTTAATCTGGTTGAAGCAAAAAGTCCtggttttgttaaatgtttgtcACTATGACAcctgtctccatggaaacctAAAAAGAGGAGCAGAGAAGGTTAGTCGGGTCTTGTTTGATCCTAGATGATGTTCCGGTTTCATCAGGTTCAGCTCCGTCTTTACATCCTGGCCCAACTCCCGTCCCTCTTACTGTTCTGGTTGTATTTTATCTAATGCGTCTccaaaatctgtatttaaacagCTTCAAGTAAACATTGAAATGTCTCCTTTGGTACAGGACGTGTCGGCCACAGATCAGAAGAAGAATCAATTAGCAAGTCATTAATCATTAATCAGAAAAGCATCAATATAAATCCATTCATGAATAGATAATGACCTGTAAAGAGGCTCATATCTAGATTGTTGTCAAAGGcttttcaattaatttaaaataaatatggagATAAAAGTAATGGAGGATCTGTTCTCCTTGGGGGGGGGGCAAGATAGCGTCATCCAGACCGGATTAAAAGGAAGTGTTCACACAGCAGGTGGCCCCATTTATTAATGACTAAACTACACAAAAGTCCACATGTTTTGATATCAATATAAatatctgtagtttttttttctctattaatgattttttctaaataaatcaataataattGATAAATTGGTTCTATACCTGTGTAACGCCATTAGAcacacccccccaaaaaaaatgcTCACAAGACAGGATATGATACAATCTGATACGATACGACACAATACGacatgatatgatatgatacaTGATACGATACAATACAACACGATACAACACGATACGATAAGATAATATAAGAGCCAATCAGGTGTATAATCCGGTGGTATCAGTAACTATGAGTATTACTTTATATTTACGAAATGCATTTTATGAGGATGAATGTACAATAATTTAGGGATCAAACATTCATGAATTGTAGATGTTTTAGTTCTTATTTCTATGCAACATGTGACGACTGCGTCTCAGCGACTCCACCAGACACCAGCCAGGATCAGCTGACTCTAGCTTTTCACGTCCACATGAAAACCGGATCAAACCCTACATGACAGGACTCGACCTTGTTTAGTTGACACCTGGttgcaaacataaataaaaactgtcctCAGAGAGAGGAAGCAAACCAACGACGGCCCAGTAAATTCTGAtggaattaaaagtaaaataatctcTATTCATTCCTGTTGTTTTCTAACCTGCATGCTGAGACGTTTCCGTGTCGTGGGTTTAATCACTAAAACTACCGTTAcgttcatgttttctttttgttgctgttgtttttgctgttgtgacagatttttttctacatctttctgtctttttatagcTTCTTCTGATGACTGTCTGTTTCCTAAAAGATGCTGCaggtgtttgttgttgttgtttccttCCAGGTGGAGCAGCTGCTTGTCTATGTTTTCTGCTaagattgaacagctgatgttgTTGCCTTATATTTGGTATATCCTTgtctattttctctctttttctctttctctttcattttctttcttttatttactttctccattctaaccccccacccccccaccccacatCAGGTCCggcattaatatgtaaaatcagcaatagaaaagttgaaaaataaaggaaaatgcttaaattatcaagaggagcctcatACCcacaaagctcctcttggcaaagcaaatttgttcatcACAGCACAgccagccagaccatcattctacCGCAGCCATGCCTGGACGGGACAaggatttaaaatataaataaacaaaataaagaaaagcatcacACAATTTAAaggttgtaaaagaaaaagaagctgctTACGTAAGTCAGCGTGTGGAAGTAACGTCTGTCTGGTAACACCAGATCTACTCCTACAACGAAAACGGCCCGACCATCGAGCACGAAGTCTTCACGGACCGCATCGGTGGGAGGGAAGCAAAAAGGAGCAACGACATCCAGAAGCCTCCATCTATCTGCTCAATGTCACCTTCAACGACTCGGGCACCTACCGCTGCTTCTTCCACCGCATCCTCACCTACGAGTATTACGAGTACAACACCGTCATCGACAAGGTGGTCCACCTCACCGTGGTGAGCTAAAGGTACGACGCCGCAGTCCTCCAGACGTCACGCAGTCTGGCCTTCATGGtgaatgtttgtgtatttatggAGAAAAAATCCCTTAAAAAGCCATAAAAGTTTTCTACCTGAATGAGTGGAAAGATGTAGATACCTGGTTACACCAGCAGGTGGCGTAGTTGTGCCGAGTTGTTGAACCGTTTGTAAACGCACATTTAATGGAGACGTTGGCTTAAACTTGTGTGTGACATCTGCTGGCTGGGTTTAAGGAAGctttcttggttctggttctttctCCATCTTAGAAATATGAGACACTGCTGCTACAAAGAGCTAGAAAAACCTGGAAAACACCATAAAACGGGCTGCTATGGATGGCAGAATTTAAAAGTAATGAATTAATtctgctttataaataaggcccaTCAATCTGAATGTGATGAAAATCCTCTGAACAAACGGAAGCAAGAAACACAAAGTTTCACTTTAAAAGTCTGATTTTTAATCTGAAGagtttaattttgatttaaaaagtaagaaaaacttAGAGGGTGAAAATTTTATATGTTCTCATCTCTATGGGCTCACAGGCAGCTTtattatatttcattaaatatgaTCAGACTCATCCTCAGGAATGTaattacagttaaataaaacaaccaaattaataaagctgaataaaataataaatcaaaacaaaataaatcaaattaaaataaaatcaaatgaaaaaataaaataaaatatcaatgaATTGAAACATTacattcattattaaattaaatacaattaaaataaaatgagtaaaaaagatcaaatataaaacatttaataaagttaaataaaaaatccaaagataaaataaaccaaaacaaactgaaattaaatattaagtaaaactaaatcacataaaacataacataaaaagaaaaaataactcaaaatcaaataaatgaaataaaaatggaaaaaagaataaaggcaTGAATCCATGCGAGCGAAGAGACGGCGGCATGTTTTCCAGCTTTCGTATCTCATCTGTAAAATTCAACATAAAACCTGAATTTATTCTCACATCATGACCAGATTCGTTCCTCCTCTTCACGGAGACAAATTCCCACATTGTGtttagttcagctttatttgtttcacAACCATGTCACCTCAGAGCAAATCAGCTGGAGGATTTTAGAAACAGCAGATTGTGTGAACGTGTCAGATGGAGGCGTCCCAGTCTGCTTCCCACAGGCGGTGCATAAACACCGACCCCAGCAGGCGTAGCTCCGTCCCTTCATGTGTACAAATCTTTCTCCTGATGGATGTTtgcttcctgtctgcagccacCAGAGGAACGGCCTCCATCGTCTCGGAGGTCATGATGTACGTGTCCATCATCGGCCTGCAGGTCTGGCTCCTCATAGAGATGATTTACTGCTACAGGAAGATCGCGGCGGCCGGGGAGGAGGCGCTACGGGAGGCGGCGTGAGTATTCCTGCTCCGGCCGTGTGCACAGAGGCTCCGGCATGGAAAAATCTTCTACCTCCACGTTTAcagtcattttattctttttttaagttggttATTTACAGACGAAACTGCTGCATTGTTCATCCACCTACAGGAGCTGCAAGGAGGCTTTAGTCCTGATAGAAAACTCAGTGGGTCTATCAGTCCCCTGCAGATGTCACAGAGGGTCTGAAAGTAAAGTccataaaagaaaagataagtTAGGAACACAGGATATTGGTTTTATCGGATAAAGCAGCTTTTCTGCTCCGTTTCATCCTCAGTATCTTTGGGATTCTCCCGTTAGCTGACCGGAGGTCTCAGAGTCCGTCTTTCCTCCTGATTCAGGTGCAGAAAATCCGGTTTATACATGCAAGCTCCAGCCACATCTCTGCTTAAGCCGTCCTCCAAACGCTGCTAAATCCAGATGGGACAAAATCCATTTTCATCTCAAGACTTTATCAACACAACACAGTCCAATGTGACCTAAAACCATAAACAGATATAAACACTTTCATTCCAAAGTCTGACCTAATGTCCCCCATCAGATGCATTTTATGGTTTAATGTCACttctgttaaattattttccagATTTACTGGAGAGAAGAAAACTTTGCATCTCTTCATTTAATCTGTAAAGCTGCCGTGATGGAGCCGGTTTATTTCAGGCCATCTGAGACATCCTGGACAGACTGGTACAAATCTAATCCTGGAGGCAAATACGTCCTTATTACTTTACAGAAGTCCAGTCCTGGTTTTTAAGCATCTTATTTGCATCTATTGATATAAACACTCATCTGAGTGAACCCATTAAGGTCCGCAGAGTTTAAATCGCTTCTGAAAGGCTGAGCTTAGCTGGAATAAGTCAACTCATCTTTATtcagattatttctttgtttcttgtcAAATCTGAAAACGTTgtaaactattatttcagtgttAAATTGGCCACGTTTGTAAGGAAAATTCATTCCCTCGAAAAAAGGCCCGAATCTTCTCAGccaaagccgatcagctgattcTGCCTGTTCCTTTAAGCTTCAGGTAACCAAGGTGATGACGATCAGGTGGTGATCAGCAGCACTCTGCTACAGGATGCAACCCCACATACTCAACTAACCCTAAACCTTAagtccagtataaaccagtctgtagcagcttttaatcccagtataaaccagtctgtagcagcttttaatcccagtataaaccagtctgtagcagcttttaatcccagtataaaccagtctgtaggcagcttttaatcccagtataaaccagtctgtagcagcttttaatcccagtataaaccagtgtgtagcagctttaaattccagtataaaccagtgtgtagcagcttttaatcccagtataaaccagtgtgtagcagctttaaatcccagtataaaccagtgtgtagcagctttaatcccagtataaaccagtctgtaacagcttttaataccaatataaaccagtgtgtagcagcttttaatcccagtataaaccagtatgtagcggctttaaatcccagtataaaccagtctgtaacagcttttaatcccagtatgaaaccagtg includes the following:
- the LOC121657188 gene encoding LOW QUALITY PROTEIN: sodium channel subunit beta-1-like (The sequence of the model RefSeq protein was modified relative to this genomic sequence to represent the inferred CDS: inserted 1 base in 1 codon); translated protein: MAPVHLLLLSLLCALFACRCDGACAEVDSDTEAVAGKGFKLGCISCKRRSEVEGTATVEWYFRPKGEPDFVHIYSYNENGPTIEHEVFTDRIGGREAKRSNDIQXASIYLLNVTFNDSGTYRCFFHRILTYEYYEYNTVIDKVVHLTVVSSATRGTASIVSEVMMYVSIIGLQVWLLIEMIYCYRKIAAAGEEALREAANAEYLAIASESKDNCAGVQVGE